One window from the genome of Faecalibacterium sp. HTF-F encodes:
- the pyk gene encoding pyruvate kinase produces the protein MRKTKIICTLGPSTDQEGVLRELVANGMNVARFNFSHGSHEEHLGRFEKLKAIREELGKPVAALLDTKGPEIRLKDFKNGTEMLEAGQTFTLTTRDVEGTKEICSITYKDLPQDVQPGGTIMLDDGLIKLQIVTVNDTDIVCKVLNNGKIKNKKGVNVPGVHLSMPYMSQRDRDDIIFGAQQGFDFIAASFVRTAQDVYDIRNLLNEYDSDIRIIAKIENREGVNNIDSILAAADAVMVARGDLGVEIDFTELPGIQKNIIERSFSFGKPIVTATQMLDSMIVNPRPTRAEISDVANAIYDGTSAIMLSGETAAGAYPVDALKTMSAIAERTEQENHARFVPLTENTGKISVSDATAHAACLTAKDVNAAAIVTVSESGNTARLLSKYRPEQPIIACVMKEQVQRQLALSWGITPLMMPLAHSTDELIEMSTSLAKENGYLHNGELAVVTAGVPVGVSGTTNMIKIHMVGNCLATGVGVGRENADVTSATGKACVCRTLEEVRAKFKPGMVLVVPATSNEMLSYVRDAAALVVEEPGLNSHAAIAGKALLKPTVVGAAGATSHIRDGLMVAVDCAHGSVQRLQA, from the coding sequence ATGAGAAAAACAAAGATCATCTGCACTCTGGGCCCGTCCACCGATCAGGAAGGCGTTCTGCGCGAGCTGGTCGCCAACGGCATGAACGTTGCCCGTTTTAATTTTTCCCACGGCTCTCACGAGGAGCATCTGGGCCGCTTTGAAAAGCTGAAGGCCATCCGTGAAGAGCTGGGCAAGCCGGTCGCTGCCCTGCTGGACACCAAGGGCCCCGAGATCCGCCTGAAGGACTTCAAGAACGGCACCGAAATGCTGGAAGCAGGCCAGACCTTCACCCTGACCACCCGGGATGTGGAGGGCACCAAGGAGATCTGCTCCATTACCTATAAGGACCTGCCGCAGGATGTGCAGCCCGGCGGCACCATCATGCTGGACGACGGCCTGATCAAGCTGCAGATCGTCACCGTGAATGATACTGACATCGTCTGCAAGGTGCTGAACAACGGCAAGATCAAGAACAAGAAGGGCGTCAATGTACCCGGCGTGCACCTGTCCATGCCGTATATGAGCCAGCGTGACCGCGACGACATCATCTTCGGCGCACAGCAGGGCTTCGACTTCATCGCTGCTTCCTTCGTGCGCACCGCACAGGATGTGTACGACATCCGCAACCTGCTCAACGAGTACGATTCCGACATCCGCATCATCGCCAAGATCGAGAACCGTGAGGGCGTGAACAACATCGACAGCATTCTGGCTGCAGCCGATGCCGTCATGGTGGCCCGCGGCGATCTGGGCGTTGAGATCGACTTTACCGAGCTGCCCGGCATCCAGAAGAACATCATCGAGCGCTCCTTCTCCTTTGGCAAGCCCATCGTCACCGCTACCCAGATGCTGGACAGCATGATCGTGAACCCCCGCCCCACCCGTGCCGAGATCTCCGACGTGGCAAATGCCATCTACGACGGCACCTCTGCCATCATGCTTTCCGGCGAGACTGCTGCCGGTGCTTATCCGGTGGATGCTCTCAAGACCATGTCTGCCATTGCTGAGCGCACCGAGCAGGAGAACCACGCCCGCTTTGTCCCCCTCACCGAGAACACCGGCAAGATCAGCGTGAGCGATGCAACTGCACACGCTGCCTGCCTGACCGCCAAGGACGTGAACGCCGCAGCCATCGTTACGGTGTCCGAGTCCGGCAACACCGCCCGTCTGCTGAGCAAGTATCGCCCGGAGCAGCCCATTATCGCCTGCGTGATGAAGGAACAGGTACAGCGTCAGCTGGCCCTGAGCTGGGGCATCACCCCGCTGATGATGCCTCTGGCACACAGCACCGATGAGCTGATCGAAATGTCCACCTCTCTGGCCAAGGAGAACGGCTACCTGCACAACGGTGAGCTGGCAGTCGTGACCGCAGGCGTGCCCGTGGGCGTGTCCGGCACCACTAACATGATCAAGATCCACATGGTGGGCAACTGTCTGGCTACCGGCGTGGGCGTTGGCCGCGAGAATGCCGATGTGACCAGCGCCACCGGCAAGGCCTGCGTCTGCCGCACTCTGGAAGAGGTGCGTGCAAAGTTCAAGCCCGGCATGGTGCTGGTGGTCCCCGCTACCAGCAACGAAATGCTGAGCTATGTGCGTGATGCCGCCGCTCTGGTGGTGGAAGAGCCGGGCCTGAACAGCCATGCCGCCATTGCCGGCAAGGCCCTGCTCAAGCCCACCGTCGTGGGTGCTGCCGGTGCCACCAGCCACATCCGTGACGGCCTGATGGTCGCTGTGGACTGCGCGCACGGCAGCGTGCAGCGCCTGCAGGCATAA
- a CDS encoding S-ribosylhomocysteine lyase: MERIASFCVDHTKLDRGMYLSRQDGDVLTWDIRMKKPNHGDYLTTGAAHTLEHLFATYARNSAFKDSVIYVGPMGCRTGFYLLTRGLTPAEALELTVESFRFMAGFEGAVPGASEVECGNYRDMDLPAAKAEAAAMLPVLEALTGDELHY, from the coding sequence ATGGAACGCATTGCAAGCTTCTGTGTTGACCATACCAAGCTGGACCGCGGCATGTATCTGAGCCGTCAGGACGGCGATGTTCTTACCTGGGACATCCGCATGAAAAAGCCCAATCACGGCGACTACCTGACCACCGGTGCCGCCCACACGCTGGAGCATCTGTTTGCCACCTATGCGCGCAACAGCGCCTTTAAAGACAGCGTGATCTACGTTGGCCCCATGGGCTGCCGCACCGGCTTCTATCTGCTCACCCGCGGCCTGACTCCCGCCGAGGCACTGGAGCTGACGGTGGAGTCCTTCCGCTTCATGGCTGGCTTTGAGGGCGCAGTGCCCGGTGCCAGCGAAGTGGAGTGCGGCAACTACCGCGATATGGACCTGCCCGCTGCCAAGGCCGAAGCCGCTGCCATGCTGCCGGTGCTGGAAGCACTGACCGGCGACGAGCTGCATTACTAA
- a CDS encoding copper homeostasis protein CutC — MRSVLEVCVDSTASALAAKRGGADRLELCADLIVGGTTPSLTLVQQVKAETGLPVRALLRPRFGDFCYDSYELAQMEQLAAELVEAGADGIVTGVLTPEGVLDAGAMQPIYAAARKAAEKAGRPVACTLHRAFDVCADPFAALETAREMGLCTILTSGQAASAPQGAALLRQLTERAGKDVEILAGAGVSAQNIPVLAAQTGVRAFHLSGKQVLQSRMTFRREGVPMGLPGFSEFEVWQTSEANVRAARQALDSL; from the coding sequence ATGCGTTCCGTTCTGGAAGTATGTGTGGACAGCACCGCCAGTGCGCTGGCGGCAAAGCGCGGCGGTGCCGACCGGCTGGAACTGTGTGCCGACCTCATCGTTGGCGGTACAACGCCCAGCCTGACGCTGGTGCAGCAGGTCAAGGCAGAGACCGGCCTGCCGGTGCGGGCGCTGCTGCGGCCCCGCTTTGGCGATTTCTGCTATGACAGCTATGAGCTTGCCCAGATGGAACAGCTGGCCGCAGAGCTGGTGGAAGCCGGGGCAGACGGCATCGTGACCGGTGTGCTGACCCCGGAGGGTGTGCTGGATGCAGGAGCCATGCAGCCCATCTATGCGGCGGCACGCAAGGCAGCAGAGAAGGCGGGCCGTCCGGTGGCGTGTACCCTGCACCGCGCTTTTGACGTCTGCGCGGACCCCTTTGCTGCGCTGGAAACAGCCCGGGAGATGGGCCTTTGTACCATCCTCACCAGCGGACAGGCGGCCAGCGCGCCGCAGGGCGCTGCACTGCTGCGGCAGCTGACAGAGCGGGCAGGGAAGGATGTGGAGATTCTGGCAGGTGCCGGGGTCTCGGCACAGAACATCCCGGTGCTGGCCGCGCAGACCGGTGTGCGGGCATTTCACCTTTCCGGCAAACAGGTGCTGCAAAGCCGCATGACCTTCCGGCGCGAGGGCGTGCCCATGGGCCTGCCCGGCTTTTCGGAGTTTGAGGTGTGGCAGACCAGCGAAGCAAACGTCCGTGCTGCACGGCAGGCATTGGATAGCCTTTAA